In Treponema pectinovorum, a single genomic region encodes these proteins:
- the asd gene encoding aspartate-semialdehyde dehydrogenase, with protein sequence MEKINVGVLGATGMVGQRYIKLLEDHPWFKVTFVAASPRSAGKLYKEAVENRWLIGTDIPEDVKNLTVQDANKPEAALGKCRFVFSALEMSKDEIKALESAYAAEGIPVVSNASANRWTEDVPMLIPEINSAHLDVIAEQKKHHGWDKGFIAVKPNCSLQTYMMPIFALQQAGYPIKRMVVTTLQAVSGAGYPGVASFDMIDNIVPFIGGEEEKTEKECLKILGKVNGDIIENAQKPLVSATCTRVPVIDGHTASVNLEFDLPDEKKPTLEEILRVWENFSSVPQELKLPSAPEKPIVYRTEENRPQPCRDRETQKGMACVIGRLRKCSVFDIKFVALSHNTKRGAAMGGILNAELLKAKGFFG encoded by the coding sequence ATGGAAAAAATAAATGTTGGTGTTTTGGGCGCAACTGGAATGGTTGGGCAGCGTTATATAAAACTTTTGGAAGACCATCCTTGGTTTAAAGTTACTTTTGTTGCTGCTTCTCCTCGCTCTGCAGGCAAACTCTACAAAGAGGCTGTCGAAAATCGCTGGCTTATTGGAACTGATATTCCAGAAGATGTAAAAAATCTTACTGTTCAAGACGCAAACAAGCCTGAAGCCGCATTAGGAAAGTGCCGTTTTGTCTTTTCTGCACTTGAAATGAGCAAAGATGAAATTAAAGCGCTCGAAAGTGCGTATGCGGCAGAAGGAATTCCTGTTGTTTCTAACGCTTCTGCAAACCGGTGGACAGAAGATGTTCCAATGCTGATTCCAGAAATAAACTCTGCACACCTTGATGTAATTGCTGAACAAAAAAAACATCACGGTTGGGACAAGGGCTTTATCGCTGTAAAACCTAATTGTTCTCTACAAACATATATGATGCCGATTTTTGCCCTACAGCAGGCAGGCTATCCTATAAAGCGCATGGTTGTAACAACTTTGCAGGCGGTTTCCGGGGCGGGTTATCCTGGAGTTGCTTCGTTTGATATGATTGACAACATCGTTCCGTTTATTGGCGGTGAAGAAGAAAAAACTGAAAAGGAATGTCTGAAGATTTTGGGCAAAGTTAATGGTGACATTATAGAAAATGCTCAAAAACCTCTGGTTTCTGCAACCTGCACGAGAGTTCCTGTTATAGACGGACACACTGCATCTGTAAATCTGGAATTTGACCTTCCCGATGAAAAAAAACCGACTTTGGAAGAGATTCTAAGAGTTTGGGAGAATTTTAGTTCTGTTCCCCAAGAGTTGAAATTGCCTTCTGCGCCAGAAAAACCAATCGTTTACAGAACAGAAGAAAATCGCCCTCAGCCTTGTCGTGATAGGGAAACTCAAAAAGGTATGGCATGTGTTATTGGCAGGCTTAGAAAATGCAGCGTTTTTGACATAAAATTTGTCGCTTTGAGCCACAACACAAAACGTGGTGCTGCAATGGGTGGCATTTTAAATGCAGAACTTTTAAAAGCGAAAGGCTTTTTTGGCTGA
- the lysA gene encoding diaminopimelate decarboxylase, translating to MKKTFPLNHEQLKSLVEKYPTPFYIYDEKAIRENMRRFTKAFSIFPKFREHFAVKACPNPYLLKILAQEGCGADCSSLPELMLCEIAGIKKDKVIFTSNETPANEFKYAYANSNIINLDDFTHIDFLEKTLGHLPKTLCFRYNPGSAKHGCNSIIGKPEEAKYGLTREQMIEAYRIAKEKGVEHFGLHTMVASNELNVDFFVDTAKLVFELAVEVKEKTGVRIEFADLGGGIGIPYKPEQKAVDYEELAKKIRAEYDKIIVPAGLDPIGVYWECGRPITGPYGWLVSTAIHEKHIYREYIALDSCMADLMRPGMYGAYHEITVSGKEDAAKDNVYDVVGSLCENCDKFAIQRQLPKIDMGDLVIIHDAGAHGRAMGYNYNGKLRCGELLLREDGTVVEIRRKETINDLFLTLDLDGVEKFKA from the coding sequence ATGAAAAAGACATTTCCATTAAACCATGAACAATTAAAATCTCTCGTAGAAAAATATCCGACTCCGTTTTACATCTATGATGAAAAAGCGATTCGCGAAAATATGAGGCGCTTTACAAAGGCATTTTCAATTTTCCCAAAATTTAGAGAGCACTTTGCGGTAAAAGCGTGTCCTAATCCATATCTTCTAAAGATATTGGCACAGGAAGGTTGCGGGGCAGATTGTTCAAGCTTGCCAGAACTCATGCTTTGCGAAATTGCTGGCATAAAGAAAGACAAGGTTATTTTTACTTCAAACGAAACTCCTGCGAACGAGTTTAAATATGCATATGCAAATTCAAATATAATAAATTTGGACGATTTTACTCATATCGATTTTTTGGAGAAAACTCTCGGTCACCTGCCAAAAACTTTGTGTTTTAGATACAATCCTGGTTCTGCAAAACATGGTTGTAATTCAATAATTGGTAAACCCGAAGAAGCAAAATACGGTCTTACCCGCGAGCAGATGATAGAAGCGTATAGAATTGCAAAAGAAAAAGGCGTAGAACATTTTGGTTTACACACGATGGTCGCTTCCAATGAGTTAAATGTAGATTTTTTTGTCGATACAGCAAAACTTGTATTTGAACTTGCGGTGGAAGTAAAAGAGAAGACTGGAGTTAGAATCGAATTTGCAGACTTGGGCGGAGGAATAGGGATTCCTTATAAGCCAGAGCAAAAAGCAGTTGATTACGAAGAGCTTGCAAAAAAGATAAGGGCAGAATACGACAAAATAATAGTTCCTGCAGGCTTAGACCCAATTGGTGTATATTGGGAGTGTGGAAGACCCATAACAGGTCCTTACGGCTGGCTTGTTTCAACGGCGATTCACGAAAAACATATCTACCGCGAATACATAGCGTTAGATAGCTGCATGGCAGACTTGATGAGGCCTGGAATGTACGGAGCGTATCACGAAATAACAGTTTCTGGAAAAGAAGACGCCGCAAAGGATAACGTTTACGATGTTGTAGGTTCGCTCTGCGAAAACTGCGACAAATTTGCAATACAAAGACAGCTTCCAAAAATTGATATGGGAGACCTTGTTATAATTCACGATGCTGGTGCACACGGAAGGGCGATGGGCTACAATTACAACGGCAAATTACGTTGCGGAGAACTCTTATTGCGCGAAGACGGAACAGTTGTAGAAATAAGGCGAAAAGAAACAATAAACGACTTGTTTTTAACCTTAGACTTAGACGGAGTCGAAAAGTTTAAGGCATAA
- a CDS encoding peroxiredoxin encodes MEETKNTMPLIGEYAPAFKAVTTQGPINFPEDYKGKWVILFSHPADFTPVCTTEFMTFGSMIDEFKSMNTELIGLSVDSLYSHIAWLRKIQELEWKDKKHINVTFPLIEDIRMEVANKYGMIQPGASNTQAVRAVFIIDPKAKIRTILYYPLSTGRNFDEIKRIIQALQKADSENCATPADWRPGDDVIVPTAGSCGTAKERMESKDDDQYCLDWFMCFRREKK; translated from the coding sequence ATGGAAGAAACAAAAAACACAATGCCTTTGATTGGTGAATATGCACCAGCTTTTAAGGCTGTAACAACTCAGGGACCTATAAATTTTCCTGAAGATTATAAGGGAAAATGGGTAATTCTTTTTTCGCATCCGGCAGATTTTACGCCAGTTTGCACAACCGAATTTATGACTTTTGGTTCGATGATTGACGAGTTTAAATCTATGAACACAGAACTGATTGGTCTTTCTGTGGATTCTTTGTATTCTCATATCGCTTGGCTCAGAAAAATTCAGGAACTTGAGTGGAAAGATAAAAAGCACATCAACGTAACTTTCCCTCTTATAGAAGATATCCGAATGGAAGTTGCAAATAAGTACGGAATGATTCAGCCGGGAGCTTCAAATACTCAGGCTGTTAGGGCGGTTTTTATAATCGATCCAAAAGCAAAAATCCGAACGATTTTGTATTATCCTTTGAGCACTGGACGCAATTTTGACGAAATAAAACGCATAATACAGGCTTTGCAAAAAGCAGATTCAGAAAATTGTGCAACTCCTGCTGATTGGCGCCCTGGAGATGATGTTATTGTTCCAACTGCTGGAAGTTGTGGTACTGCTAAAGAGCGGATGGAAAGCAAAGACGACGACCAATATTGTCTTGACTGGTTTATGTGTTTTAGAAGAGAAAAAAAATAA
- a CDS encoding AraC family transcriptional regulator — protein sequence METLHFENNQFPLYCKTESFEKQTEHSAMSHWHENIEMVCVIEGSLVCKTSGLEFTLKKGDVCFINRKQLHLIYTKDKNTLQTVFILGTSLISQNSFIYEKHMQQILEDPLFSHAKFDSDTISAINFTISINHIQKLLAEKEIGYEFEAMSEIYKICKHLYIAYKSSSQNLVFDNNALTQQKMAEYIYLNYSKPLTLNNIASSGCVSRSQCTKLFRHYASISPIAFLNRHRLEVSCDFLRSTTNSIAEISLNCGFTDQSYFNRLFFKNYGCTPLSYRKRV from the coding sequence ATGGAAACACTTCACTTTGAAAACAATCAATTTCCTCTTTACTGCAAAACAGAGAGTTTTGAAAAACAAACCGAGCACAGCGCAATGTCGCATTGGCATGAAAATATAGAAATGGTCTGCGTTATAGAAGGAAGCCTTGTCTGCAAGACTTCTGGACTTGAGTTCACTCTAAAAAAAGGTGATGTCTGCTTTATAAACAGGAAGCAACTTCATCTTATATACACAAAAGATAAAAATACTTTGCAGACAGTTTTTATTTTGGGAACAAGTTTAATATCACAAAATTCTTTTATCTACGAAAAACATATGCAGCAGATTTTGGAAGACCCTCTTTTTTCGCATGCAAAATTTGATAGCGATACGATTTCTGCGATAAATTTTACAATCTCAATAAATCACATTCAAAAATTGCTCGCAGAAAAGGAAATAGGCTACGAATTTGAGGCGATGTCGGAAATATATAAAATCTGCAAGCACCTTTACATTGCATACAAAAGTTCATCGCAAAATCTTGTTTTTGACAACAATGCCTTAACTCAACAAAAAATGGCAGAATACATATATTTAAATTATTCAAAGCCTTTAACTTTGAACAATATAGCAAGTTCAGGATGCGTAAGCAGAAGTCAATGCACAAAATTATTCAGACATTATGCTTCAATTTCTCCAATAGCTTTTTTAAATAGACACAGGCTTGAAGTAAGCTGCGATTTTTTGCGCTCAACTACGAACAGCATTGCAGAAATTTCTTTGAATTGCGGTTTTACAGATCAAAGCTACTTCAACAGGCTCTTCTTTAAAAACTACGGCTGCACTCCGCTTTCATACAGAAAAAGAGTTTAA
- the nudC gene encoding NAD(+) diphosphatase, giving the protein MALISKKLERFMKDKFLFCGNNIILQNGKLPEEKTLKRCFDLNVASDWFNDEEYDLSAVELEKNCPTPAGCEEIPLRKYFWDAKNEPFSVKKAARAKGLLNFRRDNRYCSFCGGALKDDECFVAKVCVQCGRQYFPQIEPAVIILVKKDDKILLAKHKNRATNFYTCIAGFVEIGETIEQTVAREVKEETSLNVKNIRYVASQAWPYPDQLMLAFTCEWESGEIKIQEEELTDANWFSLQDLPPTPPEGSVAYNLIHSIF; this is encoded by the coding sequence ATGGCTCTTATTTCTAAAAAACTTGAACGCTTTATGAAAGATAAATTTCTCTTTTGCGGAAATAACATAATCTTGCAAAACGGAAAACTCCCAGAAGAAAAAACATTAAAACGATGTTTTGATTTGAACGTCGCTTCTGATTGGTTTAACGACGAAGAATACGATCTTTCTGCAGTTGAACTCGAAAAAAACTGCCCAACGCCAGCAGGTTGCGAAGAAATTCCTTTACGAAAATACTTTTGGGATGCAAAAAATGAGCCTTTTTCCGTAAAAAAAGCCGCAAGGGCAAAGGGACTTTTAAATTTTAGAAGGGACAATCGCTACTGTAGTTTTTGTGGTGGAGCTTTAAAAGACGACGAATGTTTTGTAGCAAAAGTTTGCGTTCAATGCGGAAGGCAATATTTTCCTCAAATTGAACCTGCTGTAATAATACTTGTAAAAAAAGATGATAAAATTCTCCTTGCAAAGCACAAAAATCGCGCGACGAATTTTTACACTTGCATTGCAGGCTTTGTGGAAATCGGTGAAACAATAGAGCAGACAGTTGCAAGGGAAGTAAAAGAAGAAACTTCCTTAAATGTAAAAAATATCCGCTATGTTGCAAGTCAGGCTTGGCCTTATCCAGACCAGCTTATGTTAGCGTTTACCTGCGAATGGGAAAGCGGCGAAATAAAAATTCAAGAAGAAGAACTAACTGACGCAAACTGGTTTAGCCTGCAAGACTTGCCGCCAACTCCGCCAGAAGGGTCTGTTGCATATAATCTTATTCATTCGATATTTTAA
- a CDS encoding type II toxin-antitoxin system PemK/MazF family toxin: protein MTNSNIQVRAEFPGNLQLSTDETLFPKDSIAVVPQITTIDKTRLLNKILNLKDYTMFQLKENIKLLLQI, encoded by the coding sequence TTGACGAATTCAAACATACAGGTGAGAGCAGAATTTCCTGGAAACCTGCAACTAAGCACAGATGAAACTCTCTTTCCAAAAGATTCAATCGCTGTTGTACCACAAATAACGACAATCGATAAAACCAGACTGTTAAATAAAATCTTGAACTTAAAAGACTATACAATGTTTCAATTAAAAGAAAATATAAAATTACTGCTGCAAATATAG
- the purE gene encoding 5-(carboxyamino)imidazole ribonucleotide mutase has product MKVAIFFGSKSDSEVMKKSADILSEFGVEYKAFIISAHRAGALLHETVKKVEREGFEVIIAGAGLAAALPGVIAGITTLPVIGVPLECVTPGKSNGLGGMDALLSIVQMPPQIPVATVGINSSKNAAYLAVQILAIKYPILREKLIDFRKKLAEEAAKCGLEVSL; this is encoded by the coding sequence ATGAAAGTTGCAATTTTTTTTGGCTCAAAATCCGATTCTGAAGTTATGAAAAAGTCGGCAGATATTCTTAGTGAATTTGGTGTTGAGTACAAAGCTTTTATAATTTCTGCACACAGAGCAGGTGCTCTCTTGCACGAAACTGTAAAAAAAGTTGAGCGTGAAGGTTTTGAAGTTATTATTGCAGGCGCAGGTCTTGCGGCTGCTCTTCCTGGTGTTATTGCTGGCATTACAACTTTGCCTGTAATTGGAGTTCCGCTTGAATGTGTTACTCCGGGTAAGTCAAATGGGCTTGGGGGGATGGATGCACTTTTGTCCATTGTACAAATGCCTCCGCAAATTCCAGTTGCAACGGTTGGAATAAACTCTTCGAAAAATGCGGCTTATCTTGCTGTACAAATTCTTGCGATAAAATATCCAATTTTAAGAGAAAAACTTATTGATTTTAGAAAAAAACTTGCTGAAGAAGCAGCTAAATGTGGTCTTGAAGTAAGCCTATAA
- the dapA gene encoding 4-hydroxy-tetrahydrodipicolinate synthase produces MLKLQGALTAMITPMKSDGSVDYEGFRTTVKFQLEQGIDGLVPLGTTAETPTLDETPGQEEDKIISIIMEEVKAFEKSTGKHIPVILGAGSNNTKDAVLYCERAKRVGADAALVVTPYYNKPSQEGIYRHFEMVSKVGVPIVVYNIAGRTGVNIATETLERIASLPNIVGVKEASGNINQMMDVILSIKEKNPDFAVLSGDDALTLPLMCMGGDGVVSVVSNLIPKQIVELTHKALNGEFAEARKIHYRLLPFFKAAFVDGNPSSIKYAMKLKGLPSGSCRLPLVEVCDSAKKVIEKAIKDCNI; encoded by the coding sequence ATGTTGAAATTACAGGGTGCGTTAACCGCTATGATTACGCCTATGAAAAGCGACGGTTCGGTTGACTATGAAGGTTTTAGGACGACTGTAAAATTCCAACTTGAACAGGGCATTGACGGTCTTGTTCCGCTTGGTACTACGGCAGAAACACCTACTCTAGACGAAACTCCGGGGCAGGAAGAAGATAAGATTATCTCCATAATAATGGAAGAAGTTAAGGCCTTCGAAAAATCAACTGGCAAACACATTCCTGTAATTCTTGGCGCTGGCAGCAACAACACTAAAGACGCTGTTTTATATTGCGAGCGCGCAAAAAGAGTTGGTGCGGACGCTGCCCTTGTTGTAACTCCTTATTACAACAAACCTTCACAGGAAGGCATTTACCGCCATTTTGAAATGGTAAGCAAGGTTGGCGTTCCAATCGTTGTATACAACATTGCAGGAAGAACTGGTGTAAACATTGCAACAGAAACTTTAGAGCGCATTGCATCTTTGCCGAATATTGTTGGCGTAAAAGAGGCCAGCGGTAATATAAATCAGATGATGGATGTGATACTTTCTATTAAAGAAAAAAATCCAGATTTTGCAGTTTTGAGTGGTGATGATGCTCTTACGCTTCCGCTTATGTGTATGGGAGGCGACGGCGTTGTATCTGTTGTTTCAAATTTGATTCCTAAGCAAATTGTTGAGTTGACTCACAAGGCATTAAATGGAGAATTCGCAGAAGCTCGAAAAATTCATTATAGGCTTTTGCCATTTTTTAAAGCGGCGTTTGTGGATGGCAATCCTTCTTCTATTAAGTATGCTATGAAGTTAAAAGGTTTGCCTTCTGGTTCTTGCAGGCTTCCACTTGTTGAAGTTTGCGATAGTGCAAAAAAGGTGATTGAAAAAGCGATAAAAGATTGCAATATCTAG
- the aroC gene encoding chorismate synthase → MSGNTFGKIFKVTTFGESHGNSLGGVVDGVPSRINIDIQKIQGALNRRRPGQSIGEKKNASVTARSESDSVEILSGIFEGKSEGTSIGYTIKNESQHSKDYKNLENTFRPGHADLTYFLKYGFRDYRGGGRSSGRETASRVVAGEIARQVLTHFIPNLTITAYTQRAAGISISKVDFSQIEQNPLRAPDNEAAAKMNEKIEEIRRNGDSAGGIVACCVRGFPAGIGEPVFDKLDAVLSHSIMSIGAVKGIEFGEGFACVDFTGKTNNDVMRACEDKKSVRFQSNNSGGVLGGISNGNEIFFRAAIKPVPSIYQSQKTVCVDSEKNFFDTDLQIEGRHDVCLCPRIVPVIEAMTAISLCDLFLQNCQCSF, encoded by the coding sequence ATGAGCGGAAATACATTTGGGAAAATTTTTAAAGTTACCACCTTTGGCGAAAGCCACGGAAACTCTCTTGGCGGTGTTGTAGACGGAGTTCCAAGCCGAATCAATATCGATATTCAAAAGATTCAGGGAGCATTGAATAGAAGACGGCCAGGACAGAGCATTGGAGAAAAGAAAAACGCCTCCGTAACTGCACGAAGCGAAAGCGACTCTGTAGAAATTTTAAGCGGAATTTTTGAAGGAAAATCCGAAGGAACTTCAATCGGTTACACAATCAAAAACGAAAGCCAGCATTCAAAAGATTACAAAAACCTAGAAAACACTTTTCGTCCTGGACACGCAGATTTAACATACTTTTTAAAATACGGATTTAGAGATTACAGAGGTGGCGGCAGGAGCAGCGGCAGAGAAACCGCCTCTCGCGTTGTTGCTGGCGAAATTGCAAGACAGGTTTTGACACATTTTATTCCCAATTTAACGATAACCGCCTACACCCAGCGCGCCGCAGGAATTTCAATTTCAAAAGTGGATTTTAGCCAGATTGAACAAAATCCACTTCGTGCTCCGGATAACGAAGCCGCTGCAAAGATGAACGAAAAGATTGAAGAAATCAGAAGAAATGGCGATTCCGCAGGTGGAATAGTTGCTTGTTGCGTAAGAGGATTTCCAGCAGGAATTGGCGAGCCTGTGTTTGATAAATTAGATGCAGTTCTATCACACTCAATAATGAGCATTGGTGCTGTAAAAGGAATAGAATTTGGAGAAGGTTTTGCGTGTGTGGATTTTACAGGAAAAACAAATAACGACGTAATGCGCGCTTGTGAAGATAAAAAATCCGTGAGGTTCCAGTCAAATAATTCTGGTGGAGTTTTGGGAGGAATTTCAAACGGAAACGAAATATTTTTTAGAGCAGCGATAAAACCAGTTCCGTCGATATATCAAAGCCAGAAGACAGTTTGTGTTGACAGCGAAAAAAACTTTTTTGACACAGATTTGCAGATTGAAGGCAGGCACGATGTCTGTCTTTGTCCAAGGATTGTTCCTGTAATAGAAGCGATGACAGCAATATCACTTTGCGATTTATTTTTACAAAACTGTCAATGCTCCTTTTAA
- a CDS encoding 30S ribosomal protein S1 gives MNKFNAGDEIETTVVLISGDTVFIDLGLKSEGFVDKAEFVDENGNCTVKEGDKIKVYFTGNKRDELHFTTKLKGENAGTEILESAFKGEIPVEGLVEKQIKGGFEIKIGNTRAFCPFSQMGYKNRLEPEEYIGRSIPFLITEFKNEGKNIIVSNRKLEEKAENEKVNSLSGKLTVGKIVKGKIKSIQSYGAFVDLDGFQALLPVSEISHTRVNDVSEFLSVGQEIEAKVISADWNTAHPDRSKVSLSIKALEKDPWQTAGDSLKIGQKITGKIARIQAFGLFVNLLPGIDGLVHISELKDVGANTNLSKKFKVGQDFDVVVQKIGAKEKRISLSPATSVEQDEQAENFMSHQNEDEGETYNPFAALLKK, from the coding sequence ATGAACAAATTTAACGCTGGCGACGAAATTGAAACCACAGTTGTTTTAATTTCTGGAGATACTGTTTTTATAGATTTGGGGCTTAAAAGCGAAGGTTTTGTTGATAAAGCAGAGTTTGTTGACGAAAACGGAAATTGCACTGTAAAAGAAGGCGACAAGATAAAAGTATATTTTACCGGCAACAAACGCGATGAACTGCATTTTACGACAAAACTCAAAGGCGAAAACGCGGGAACAGAAATTTTAGAAAGCGCATTTAAAGGCGAAATTCCAGTGGAGGGGCTTGTAGAAAAGCAGATAAAAGGCGGATTTGAAATAAAAATTGGCAACACGCGTGCATTCTGCCCTTTTAGCCAGATGGGATATAAAAATAGACTAGAACCAGAAGAATACATTGGTCGAAGCATTCCATTTTTGATTACAGAATTTAAAAACGAAGGAAAAAACATAATCGTTTCCAACCGAAAGCTTGAAGAAAAGGCAGAAAATGAAAAAGTAAATTCGCTCTCTGGAAAACTAACTGTAGGAAAAATCGTAAAAGGTAAGATAAAATCGATTCAGTCTTATGGAGCCTTTGTAGATTTGGACGGTTTCCAGGCGCTTTTACCTGTAAGCGAAATAAGCCACACTCGTGTAAACGATGTAAGCGAATTTTTAAGCGTAGGACAAGAAATTGAAGCGAAAGTGATAAGCGCAGACTGGAATACAGCGCATCCTGACCGCTCAAAAGTAAGCCTGAGCATAAAGGCTTTGGAAAAAGACCCTTGGCAAACTGCCGGCGACTCTTTAAAAATTGGGCAGAAAATTACAGGAAAAATCGCAAGAATTCAAGCGTTTGGACTGTTTGTAAATCTTTTGCCAGGAATAGATGGACTTGTTCACATAAGCGAACTTAAAGATGTTGGTGCAAACACAAATTTGAGCAAAAAGTTTAAAGTTGGCCAGGATTTTGATGTTGTTGTTCAAAAAATTGGCGCAAAGGAAAAGAGAATTTCACTTTCTCCTGCAACTTCTGTAGAGCAGGATGAACAAGCAGAAAATTTTATGTCGCACCAAAATGAAGATGAGGGCGAAACTTACAATCCTTTTGCAGCACTGTTAAAAAAGTAA
- a CDS encoding RluA family pseudouridine synthase translates to MFPPFDENAACLVLSTLVELLNEGKVRLIRQARLSDERKISSLMLGAMLCREKNDASKIVNLITVSGISFKLEGFLPGVFVENIVSAKEIQTALEKNDKEIHELTNEINLIEARIKNKSENDKEILKDLKKNLAELKDIRSKLCDESLLKVFEQYEFYCADGKKRKLLDIINDSFSLGEKTKLPPTGTGDCCEPKLLNYAFKNNLIPLSMAQTKINFKIKDECVRDCKGGEAVGVLTPMERKRNPEKPDGADNAPNALNKLKLENPCDLRCGLILPKILGLEIVYRDDEIIVINKESGLLSVPGRTEDKKDCVTSRVRALFPDCIEQPAVHRLDMETSGLMVLAFTKEAHRNLNRQFELKQVEKKYIALLDGVLAKKGFAESGQMELFFRLDVENRPHQIWDSVNGKSAVTRWQVLGVERYTCPDGTRKNVTRICFVPLTGRTHQLRLLSADSHGFALAIIGDSLYGSCKKGERLMLHSSELNFIHPKTNERMHFVSKAPF, encoded by the coding sequence ATGTTTCCTCCGTTTGACGAAAATGCGGCTTGTTTAGTGCTTTCTACTTTGGTTGAACTTTTAAATGAAGGCAAAGTGCGTTTGATTAGACAAGCCAGACTTTCGGATGAGAGGAAAATTTCTTCGTTAATGCTTGGCGCTATGCTTTGCAGAGAAAAAAATGATGCATCGAAAATTGTAAATTTGATAACAGTTTCTGGGATAAGCTTTAAGCTCGAAGGTTTTCTGCCTGGAGTTTTTGTTGAAAATATTGTAAGTGCAAAAGAAATTCAAACTGCCTTAGAAAAAAACGACAAAGAGATTCACGAGCTCACAAACGAGATAAATCTTATTGAAGCGCGCATTAAAAACAAAAGCGAAAATGACAAAGAAATTCTTAAAGACTTAAAAAAAAATCTCGCGGAATTAAAAGATATTCGCAGTAAACTTTGCGATGAATCTTTGCTTAAAGTATTTGAACAATACGAGTTTTATTGTGCAGACGGCAAAAAAAGAAAACTTTTAGACATTATAAACGATTCTTTTTCCTTGGGAGAAAAAACAAAACTTCCACCAACTGGAACCGGCGACTGTTGTGAGCCTAAACTATTAAATTATGCTTTTAAAAATAATTTGATACCGTTGAGCATGGCACAGACAAAAATCAATTTTAAAATCAAAGATGAATGCGTTAGGGATTGTAAGGGCGGCGAAGCCGTTGGCGTCTTGACGCCAATGGAGCGAAAGCGGAACCCTGAAAAGCCCGACGGTGCGGATAACGCACCGAACGCCCTAAATAAATTAAAACTTGAAAATCCTTGCGATTTGCGATGTGGTTTGATTTTGCCAAAAATTCTTGGACTGGAAATAGTTTATAGAGACGACGAAATTATCGTTATAAATAAAGAAAGCGGACTTTTGAGCGTTCCCGGTCGCACAGAGGACAAAAAAGACTGCGTTACGAGCAGGGTTAGAGCGCTTTTTCCAGATTGCATTGAACAGCCGGCGGTGCACAGGCTTGATATGGAAACGAGTGGGCTTATGGTTTTGGCTTTTACTAAAGAAGCACACAGAAACTTGAACAGGCAATTTGAATTAAAGCAGGTTGAAAAAAAATACATCGCTTTGCTGGACGGCGTTCTTGCAAAAAAAGGTTTTGCGGAATCTGGGCAGATGGAGCTTTTTTTTAGGCTTGATGTTGAAAATCGGCCGCATCAAATTTGGGACAGCGTAAACGGAAAAAGTGCTGTAACTCGATGGCAGGTTTTGGGCGTAGAAAGGTATACTTGCCCGGACGGAACGCGTAAAAATGTAACTAGGATTTGTTTTGTTCCGCTTACGGGGCGAACGCACCAGCTTAGGCTTTTGAGCGCAGACAGCCACGGTTTTGCTCTTGCAATAATTGGCGACAGCTTGTATGGCTCTTGCAAAAAAGGAGAGCGACTGATGCTGCATTCAAGCGAATTGAATTTTATTCATCCTAAAACAAACGAGAGAATGCATTTTGTGAGCAAAGCACCGTTTTAA